The following is a genomic window from Vibrio cyclitrophicus.
AAGGCTTTGGCTTTGGCTGAGCAGCCCCATTACTGAAACTAATTGAGTCTTAAGCAGAGCGTAATCTCGCTTGGCATAAACGAGTTGATGGACAGCTTGTTTCGCTGAGTAGTCGAAGCTCTGCTGTTTAACTTCTTTGTAGCGCTGTAAGTAATAAAGGGCAACGGCAGAACAGAGTGTGATTGAGATAATTAGTAATGTAATTATTGATTTTTTATTTCTCATTACTAGCTCAGGAGGAAAAATAGAGCGGAGGATTATAGCACTCTATAAAATTAACAAAATAAAAGCCGCCTAAAAAAGCGGCTTAAAAGCTGTTTTTAAAAGATTTATTGTTTAGGCTTTCAACGCTCGCTCACCGCGAGCAATACCAACAACACCGCTTCTAGCGACTTCAAGCACTTCTGTTACTTCAGACAATGCCTGAATGAAGGCATCAAGTTTCTCGCTAGTACCAGCCATTTGAACCGTGTACTGAGACGCGGTTACATCCACAATCTGTCCACGGAAAATATCTGCGGTACGTTTAACTTCAGCACGAGCAAAACCACTCGCACGTACTTTTACCATCAATAATTCACGTTCAATGTGCTCAAGTTCAGAGACTTCTTGTACTTTCAGTACATCGATAAGCTTATGTAGCTGTTTCTGGATCTGCTCAAGCTGCATTTCGCTTGAATTAGTGGTGACGTTCAAACGAGAAAGTGTTGGATCATCGGTCGGAGATACATTCAAAGACTCAATGTTATAGCCACGCTGAGAAAACAGACCAACCACTCGAGAAAGTGCACCAGGTTGGTTTTCCATTAATAGTGAAATAATGTGTCTCATATTATGTTCTCTCCGTTTTACTTAGCCACATGTTGTCCATACCCTCGCCTTTGATCTGCATTGGGTATACGTGCTCGGTGTCATCCACACTGATATCGACAAATACCAAACGGTCTTTCATCGCTAGTGCTTTTTCCAAACCTGATTCCAGTTCATCCGGAGATGAAATACGCATACCAACATGGCCATAAGCCTCGGCAATTGCAGCGAAATCAGGAACAGAGTCCATATATGAATTAGAGTAACGACCTTGATAAACAATGTCTTGCCACTGTTTTACCATGCCTAAGAAACGGTTGTTAAGGTTAATAATCTTAACTGGAATATTGTATTGCAGTGCAGTCGACAGCTCTTGGATATTCATTTGAATACTGCCGTCACCAGTTACTACAACCACCTCTTCATCTGGTTTAGCAAACTTAACGCCCATACCTGCAGGTAGACCAAAACCCATCGTGCCTAGACCACCGGAGTTAATCCAACGGCGTGGCTTGTTAAACGGGTAATACAAAGCAGCAAACATTTGGTGTTGGCCTACATCAGAAGCAACATAAGCATCGCCATTGGTTACTTTATGCAGTGTTTCAATAACTTGTTGTGGCTTAATTCTCTCAGATGATTTTTCATAAGCTAAACAGTCGCGTTCTTGCCACTGTTTAATTTCACTCCACCAGCTTTCCATCGCTTGCGCATCGTTACTTCCACCTTGTTCAACAAGCAGGTTGACCATGCTCTCTAGAACTTTCTCCGCTGAGCCTACAATCGGTAGGTCCACTTTCACGTTCTTAGAGATAGAAGATGGATCGATATCAATGTGCATGATCTTCGCATCAGGGCAGTACTTATCCAGGTTATTGGTCGTTCGATCATCGAAACGCACGCCAATACCAAAGATCAAATCTGCGTTGTGCATTGCCATGTTGGCTTCATACAAACCGTGCATGCCCAACATACCCAAAGAGTTTTTATGGGTGCCCGGAAAAGCGCCAAGCCCCATTAGGGTGCTAACCACGGGTAAATTCAATGCCTCTGCTAATGTTAACAGTGGCTTATCAGCCTCAGAAATAACCGCACCACCACCGACATAAAGTACTGGCTTCTTCGCTTCAAGGAGTGCTTTTAATGCTTTCTTGATTTGGCCTTTATGACCCGTAACCGTTGGGTTATACGAACGCATCTTCAGCGTTTCTGGGTATTCATAAGGAAGCTTGATTTGTGGGTTTAAAATGTCTTTAGGCAGATCAATAACCACAGGACCAGGACGTCCTGTCGTTGAAATATAGAATGCTTTTTTAACGACTTCAGGGATATCTTCCGCTTTCTTCACGAGGAAGCTGTGCTTAACGATCGGACGGGATACGCCCACGATGTCACACTCTTGAAAGGCGTCGTTACCAATAAGGTTATTTGGTACGTTACCAGAAATAACAATCATTGGGATTGAGTCCATGTAGGCTGTTGCGATACCAGTAACGGTATTGGTTGCGCCTGGACCAGAACATACCAGTACTACACCAGGTTTACCGGTAGAACGAGTATAGCCATCGGCCATATGGGTCGCGGCTTGTTCGTGTCTTACTAATACGTGTTTAATTTCAGCAGTTTTAGCATGCAGTGCATCATAGATATCAAGTACAGAACCACCTGGGTAACCAAAGATTTGTTCTACACCCTCTTCAATTAGAGACTGCACCACCATCTCAGCGCCGGATAACATTGCTGTTTCAGGTTTTGTTGTCATATTGCTCTCCTCATCAGTTTCCAATCATATTTGGTGAACATGTTGGGCTGATTTTTCATAGTCTAGGGCTTATTCGTAGCCTAATTCGAAATACTTCCACTTTTTCGGCTATGGCTGTCTGTAGTGATAACAACAAACAGTAATACGAAACAACTTTAACGCTTTATTATCATCTGGTCTAACACCTGTTATCTGACAATCGTGGTAAAAAACCAACTATCAGCTCAAAGCATTAAATAAAACCTAAACTAAGCCCATTAAATAGCTATAACAACTAGATTGACCAACAAAAAAAGCACTTAATATTTAAATGAATCGCTATTTATCTATAAATAACAGCTTAATCAGTGTGCGCTTTCGCACATTGTGTTGGATCGCTAGACACAAAAAATCCCCCTAAAAATGCAATCACATTCGTAGGGGGATTTTTGAACAACTGAAAATTTATTTAAGCAGAAAACTACTTATCTTTAGGCTTTTCATTGTACATTTCTTCGATTTCGTCTTGATACTTATCGTTGATAACTTTACGACGCAATTTCTGAGTCGGTGTCAGTTCACCATCATCCATAGAAAATGCTTTTGGCAGCAGTTTGAATTTCTTTACTTGCTCAAACTTAGCCAGTTCTTGCTGTAGGTTATTCACACGTTTCTCTAGCATCTCGATAATTTGATGATGCTTAACAAGCTCAACGCGGTCATGATATTTGATATTAAGCTCTTTGGCATACTCTTCTAGAGAGTCATAACAAGGAACAATCAGAGCTGAAACGAATTTGCGTGTATCAGCGATAACGGCTATCTGTTCGATAAAATGATCTTTACCAATCGCGCCTTCAACCACTTGTGGGGCAATGTACTTACCGCCAGAGGTCTTCATCAATTCTTTGATACGATCAGTAATGAACAGGTTACCATTTTCATCAAAATGACCCGCATCGCCGGTTTTCAGGAAGCCATGCTCGTCAAACGTGTTAGCGGTCTCTTCTGGCATCTTATAATAACCACGCATCACCATTGGACCACGAACTAGGATCTCATCCTTCGCACCAATTTTTACTTCTGCGCCTGGCATCGACATACCAATAGAGTCAGGATTGAAACAACGGTCATCCCAGCACGATACTGTCGCTGTGGTTTCTGTCATGCCGTAGCCAAGTTTTACGTTGATTCCGATAGCATGGAAGAAGCGACCAATGGTTTCATCAAGCTTCGCGCCACCACATGGCATGAAGTTGATATTACCGCCCAGCAGAGCTCTCAATTTAGATAGCACAAGTTTATCGGCTAAAGCATGACTCTTCTTCAGCATAAACGATGGAGTACGACCCTCTTGGTGACAAACAGAAAGCTTTGCTCCCATGTTC
Proteins encoded in this region:
- the ilvN gene encoding acetolactate synthase small subunit, which codes for MRHIISLLMENQPGALSRVVGLFSQRGYNIESLNVSPTDDPTLSRLNVTTNSSEMQLEQIQKQLHKLIDVLKVQEVSELEHIERELLMVKVRASGFARAEVKRTADIFRGQIVDVTASQYTVQMAGTSEKLDAFIQALSEVTEVLEVARSGVVGIARGERALKA
- a CDS encoding acetolactate synthase 3 large subunit — protein: MTTKPETAMLSGAEMVVQSLIEEGVEQIFGYPGGSVLDIYDALHAKTAEIKHVLVRHEQAATHMADGYTRSTGKPGVVLVCSGPGATNTVTGIATAYMDSIPMIVISGNVPNNLIGNDAFQECDIVGVSRPIVKHSFLVKKAEDIPEVVKKAFYISTTGRPGPVVIDLPKDILNPQIKLPYEYPETLKMRSYNPTVTGHKGQIKKALKALLEAKKPVLYVGGGAVISEADKPLLTLAEALNLPVVSTLMGLGAFPGTHKNSLGMLGMHGLYEANMAMHNADLIFGIGVRFDDRTTNNLDKYCPDAKIMHIDIDPSSISKNVKVDLPIVGSAEKVLESMVNLLVEQGGSNDAQAMESWWSEIKQWQERDCLAYEKSSERIKPQQVIETLHKVTNGDAYVASDVGQHQMFAALYYPFNKPRRWINSGGLGTMGFGLPAGMGVKFAKPDEEVVVVTGDGSIQMNIQELSTALQYNIPVKIINLNNRFLGMVKQWQDIVYQGRYSNSYMDSVPDFAAIAEAYGHVGMRISSPDELESGLEKALAMKDRLVFVDISVDDTEHVYPMQIKGEGMDNMWLSKTERT
- a CDS encoding AMP-dependent synthetase/ligase — its product is MANLDFHIVKRLRDQIAQGGNRTALKHKVDNVWQGISWEQFGQQIDTLSLALLAQGLRVQDKIGIFSNNMPQWTVADFASLQARLVTVPIYPTNTAAQSSYIIQNADVKILFVGEQAQFDAAVSLFEECEQLEVVVAMSNDINIQEHSFAVSWQDFMARGVEAQQVELDVRLADASMDDLLTLIYTSGTTGQPKGVMLDYTNIGYQLKGHDERLSLTKDDVSLCFLPLSHVFERAWTFYALYKGATNCYLQDTMQVRDALSDVKPTVMCAVPRFYEKIFSAIHEKVSKAPFIRKVLFTWAVNMGAKLSVCHQEGRTPSFMLKKSHALADKLVLSKLRALLGGNINFMPCGGAKLDETIGRFFHAIGINVKLGYGMTETTATVSCWDDRCFNPDSIGMSMPGAEVKIGAKDEILVRGPMVMRGYYKMPEETANTFDEHGFLKTGDAGHFDENGNLFITDRIKELMKTSGGKYIAPQVVEGAIGKDHFIEQIAVIADTRKFVSALIVPCYDSLEEYAKELNIKYHDRVELVKHHQIIEMLEKRVNNLQQELAKFEQVKKFKLLPKAFSMDDGELTPTQKLRRKVINDKYQDEIEEMYNEKPKDK